Genomic window (Mycolicibacterium smegmatis):
CCCGGAAACTCCGGATCGGCCTCGGTGGCGGCCACCAGGTTCAGCACGGCGTCGAGCAGTGCGGCCGGTTCGGGGCTGACCAGCATGACGGCGTCGCCGATCGTCTTGATCAGCCGCACCGGCGGCCGGACCACGTCGCGGGTGGCCTCGGCCAGTGAATTCGCCAGCTGCTCAAGCTGTTCCGGCGGCACCACCTCGCCGAGGCGGGTGAACCCGACGATATCGGCGAAGGCCACCGTGACCAGCCGCGCACCCGGCAACGGAACACCCTCGGCCCGTTCGGAGGCGTCGACGGCCTCGGTCTCCATGGCGTGTCGAAGCTGCACGAACAGCATGTCCTGGATCATCGGGCCCAGCAGCGGGGCGGCCTCGGCCACCAGGCCCTCGGCCGCTTTGGCGGTCTCAAGTTCGCTGGCTCCGGGCTCCAGCACCGCGGCGAGCGCCGCGGCCCGCATCACCTCGGCGGCACGGCTGAGCCCCTCGGCGAGCACGCGCGTGATCAGCACGACCTGATCGGCGTCGATGCCCAGGTCGATGAACTGCTGCGAGAACGTCACGGCCTCGGCGTCGGCGCGCAGCAGCACCGCGGCGTCGGGGTCCTCCACCGCGGGCAGCCCCATCGCGCGTTGCAGCCGCTGCAGCAGGTCGAGGTCCAAGCCGGTCTGCTCGCTGATCTCGCGCGCCGAGACGTACGTCCCGTCGTCACCCGCGACGCGGCGTGACGCCAGCAACATCGGGGTGATCGCCTGACCGATCTGGTCGACCGAGATCCCACGGCTGAGCAGCCAGTTGATCAGTTCCTCACGCTGCGACCGCGCTGCGCCGTCCAGCCCTTCCAGGAGTGGCTGGATGTCCGGCTGCACCTGTTGCGACACCACATCAACGTATACCGGTCAGGCGGTGTCCCGGACCGCCCTGACCGCGGGCGCGGTCGACGGGCCCAGCAGGGTCGACATGTCACGCGGATAGCGGACGTCGACGGCCACCGCGTCGCCGAAGCGGTAGGGCCTGCCCTCGATCATGCCGACGAACTGTTTACGCAGGCGCGACATCTCGGCACGCACCGTGACCACGCGCGTCCGGTCGCCGTACAGGTCACCGGCGAGTTCCGGTGCCGAACGCCCCTGCCGTGCGGTTGCGAGCACCAGCAGGATCTCGGCGTGACGAATCGATATGCTGCGCCGCCAGCTGCCGAACTGCCCCGTCATCTCCAGTGACGGATCGTTGCCGTCGCGCAGATCGAGCGTGACGCGGGTCGGCGCCGGGCTGGCCTCGGTGTCGTCGGAGACCCGCACGAGCCAGCCGTCGGGCAGCGCCTCCACATCGCACATGCCCAGCGACGGGATCCACGCGCGGCCCGGTAAACCCCGTTCCGGCAGCAGGATCCGGTTGTGCAGCGGAAGCGAGTCGACCGCGGCCACCCACCCTTCCGCGTCGACCGCGAGGGCCGGGCGGCCGATGCGGGACAGGATCGGCGCCGACACCGCACGCAACCGGTTGAGGGTGCGGTCGTGCGCCTCGCGAAGTTTGGACTCGGCCAGCCGCGCCACGAGGTCGACGAGCGCGACCGTGGTCGGGTGCACGGTGTCGGCAGGCCCGGACACGTCGACGATGCCGATCACATGACCCGTACGCGGGTCACGGATGGGTGCGCCCGCGCACGTCCACGAATGGTGGCTACGCAGGAAATGCTCGGCCGAGAACACTTGCACCGCACGGTGCGACACCAGGGCCGTGCCGATGCCGTTGGTGCCCACCGAGCTCTCGGCCCACGATGC
Coding sequences:
- a CDS encoding adenylate/guanylate cyclase domain-containing protein; translated protein: MSQQVQPDIQPLLEGLDGAARSQREELINWLLSRGISVDQIGQAITPMLLASRRVAGDDGTYVSAREISEQTGLDLDLLQRLQRAMGLPAVEDPDAAVLLRADAEAVTFSQQFIDLGIDADQVVLITRVLAEGLSRAAEVMRAAALAAVLEPGASELETAKAAEGLVAEAAPLLGPMIQDMLFVQLRHAMETEAVDASERAEGVPLPGARLVTVAFADIVGFTRLGEVVPPEQLEQLANSLAEATRDVVRPPVRLIKTIGDAVMLVSPEPAALLDAVLNLVAATEADPEFPGLRVGLATGMAVSRAGDWFGSPVNLASRVTGVARPGTVLVAESTRQAIAADDDRFRWSFAGARRLKGIKGDVKMFRARMRDQ
- a CDS encoding GAF domain-containing protein, whose amino-acid sequence is MPGPSTPEPAVAPGDDPRRYAMLLAEVYDATMSGVRGPARPRQLIEDSWKRLLGKGIHPEQHIPPDVDTSGLDMLRQSSGLMAVLDDVSRGLETVIDDGENILVLADARGRVLWRSGSPRVLKLADRLGFIEGASWAESSVGTNGIGTALVSHRAVQVFSAEHFLRSHHSWTCAGAPIRDPRTGHVIGIVDVSGPADTVHPTTVALVDLVARLAESKLREAHDRTLNRLRAVSAPILSRIGRPALAVDAEGWVAAVDSLPLHNRILLPERGLPGRAWIPSLGMCDVEALPDGWLVRVSDDTEASPAPTRVTLDLRDGNDPSLEMTGQFGSWRRSISIRHAEILLVLATARQGRSAPELAGDLYGDRTRVVTVRAEMSRLRKQFVGMIEGRPYRFGDAVAVDVRYPRDMSTLLGPSTAPAVRAVRDTA